The DNA window GAAGGGCGACGGTAAACCGACCGGGCAGGGCAATGCCAAAGCGGCTGGGGCCAGCGGGGCGGATATCAGCGGTTATATGGGGCAGATTCAAGGGGCGATTCAGAGCAAGTTCTATGACGCCAGTTCGTTCGCCGGCAAAACCTGCGATCTGCGTATCAAGCTGGCGCCGGACGGCCTGCTGATAAGCGTACAAGCGGCGGGGGGCGATCCTGCACTGTGCCAAGCAGCGGTGTCTGCCGCCAAGTTGGCGCATATACCGAAGCCGCCGAGCGATGCCGTTTATCAGCACTTTAAGAATTCTATCCTTGAATTCAAGCCGCAATAACGGTTGATTGAGTGAGTGATATCACAGGGATGTACTAAGGTAACCAACAGGGATTATGTAGTTTTACGTAAGTTGGTTTGTTAAAATTCTGCTAATTTATCGCAGGCATCCCGCCTGGATAAGGGAGATGAGATGAAGCAGGCATTTCGAGTAGCGCTAGGTTTTTTAATTCTGTGGGCGTCCGTGCTGCACGCGGAAGTTCGCATTGAAATCACCCAAGGGGTCGACTCCGCTCGTCCGATTGGCGTGGTGCCGTTTAAATGGGCGGGCCCAGGCACGCCGCCGGAGGATATCGGCAAGATTGTCGGCGCGGATCTGCGCAACAGCGGCAAATTCAACCCGATCGACGTGGCGCGCATGCCGCAGCAACCGACCTCCGCGTCTGAAGTGACGCCGGCGGCCTGGACTGCGCTGGGCATCGACGCCGTGGTTGTCGGCCAGGTTCAACCTGGCGCTGACGGCAGCTACCTGATCTCCTACCAGCTGGTGGATACCTCGGGTTCGCCGGGCACCGTTTTGGCGCAGAACCAGTATAAAGTGACCAAACAATGGTTGCGTTATTCTGCCCATACTGCCAGCGACGAAGTGTTCGAGAAGCTGACCGGCATCAAGGGCGCGTTCCGTACCCGTATCGCCTACGTCGTGCAGACCAACGGCGGGAAATTCCCGTATGAGCTGCGCGTAGCGGATTACGACGGTTATAACCAGTTCACGGTGCACCGTTCGCCTGAGCCGCTGATGTCACCGGCCTGGTCGCCGGACGGCAGCAAACTGGCTTACGTGACCTTCGAGAGCGGCCGTTCCGCGCTGGTGGTGCAGACCCTGGCTAACGGCGCTATCCGCCAGATCGCCTCGTTCCCGCGCCACAACGGTGCGCCAGCGTTCTCGCCGGACGGCAGCAAGCTGGCCTTCGCGCTGTCCAAGAGCGGCAGCCTGAACCTGTACGTGATGAACCTCGGCTCCGGCCAGATCACGCAACTGACCGATGGCCGCAACAACAACACCGAACCGACCTGGTTCCCGGATGGCCAGTCTCTGGCGTTTACCTCCGACCAGGGCGGGCGTCCGCAGATTTATAAAATCAGCGCCAGCGGCGGTGCCGCACAGCGTCTGACGTGGGAAGGCGCTCAGAATCAGGATTCTGAAGTCAGCTCCGACGGTAAATTCCTGGTGATGGTGAGCACCAACAGTGGTGCACAACACATCGCCAAACAAGATCTTGGATCGGGCGCCGTTCAGGTTTTGACCGGCACCTTCCTGGATGAAACGCCTAGTATTGCGCCAAACGGCACCATGGTGATCTATAGCTCCACGCAAGGTATGGGCTCCGTGCTGCAGTTGGTGTCAACTGATGGGCGTTTCAAAGCGCGTCTTCCGGCAACTGATGGACAGGTCAAATTCCCTGCCTGGTCGCCGTATCTGTGATGCATGTGTAAATATGTATGGCAAACTATAAAAGGATCAAAGAAATGCAACTGAACAAAGTGCTGAAAGGGCTTCTGCTGGCACTGCCAGTTCTGGCTGTAGCAGCTTGTAGTTCTAACAAAAGCGCGAACAACGACCAATCTGGTATGGGCGCTGGCACTGGTATGGAAAACGGCAGCAGCAACCTGTCTTCCGAAGAACAAGCTCGTCTGCAGATGCAAGAACTGCAGAAGAACAACATTGTTTACTTCGGCCTGGACAAGTATGACGTAAGCTCCGAATTCGCTCAGATGCTGGACGCGCACGCTGCATTCCTGCGTAACAACCCGTCTTACAAAGTGACCGTTGAAGGCCACGCTGACGAACGCGGCACGCCGGAATACAACATCGCTCTGGGTGAGCGCCGTGCTAACGCCGTTAAAATGTACCTGCAGGGTAAAGGCGTTTCCGCTGACCAGATCTCTATCGTTTCTTACGGTAAAGAAAAACCAGCAGTACTGGGCCACGACGAAGCGGCTTATGCTAAAAACCGTCGTGCCGTTCTGGTTTACTAAGAGAATCGCATGAACAGTAACTTCAGACGTCACCTGTTGAGTCTGTCGTTACTGGTTGGCGTAGCGGCCCCTTGGGCCGCTACTGCCCAAGCGCCAATCAGTAATGTCGGCTCCGGCTCGGTCGAAGACCGCGTCACCTCGCTTGAGCGCATCAGTAATGCTCAAGGCCAGCTTTTAAATCAACTCCAGCAACAACTCTCTGATAACCAACGCGACATTGATTCTCTCCGTGGGCAAATCCAGGAAAGCCAGTATCAGTTGAATCAGGTGGTT is part of the Serratia marcescens genome and encodes:
- the pal gene encoding peptidoglycan-associated lipoprotein Pal gives rise to the protein MQLNKVLKGLLLALPVLAVAACSSNKSANNDQSGMGAGTGMENGSSNLSSEEQARLQMQELQKNNIVYFGLDKYDVSSEFAQMLDAHAAFLRNNPSYKVTVEGHADERGTPEYNIALGERRANAVKMYLQGKGVSADQISIVSYGKEKPAVLGHDEAAYAKNRRAVLVY
- the tolB gene encoding Tol-Pal system beta propeller repeat protein TolB, producing the protein MKQAFRVALGFLILWASVLHAEVRIEITQGVDSARPIGVVPFKWAGPGTPPEDIGKIVGADLRNSGKFNPIDVARMPQQPTSASEVTPAAWTALGIDAVVVGQVQPGADGSYLISYQLVDTSGSPGTVLAQNQYKVTKQWLRYSAHTASDEVFEKLTGIKGAFRTRIAYVVQTNGGKFPYELRVADYDGYNQFTVHRSPEPLMSPAWSPDGSKLAYVTFESGRSALVVQTLANGAIRQIASFPRHNGAPAFSPDGSKLAFALSKSGSLNLYVMNLGSGQITQLTDGRNNNTEPTWFPDGQSLAFTSDQGGRPQIYKISASGGAAQRLTWEGAQNQDSEVSSDGKFLVMVSTNSGAQHIAKQDLGSGAVQVLTGTFLDETPSIAPNGTMVIYSSTQGMGSVLQLVSTDGRFKARLPATDGQVKFPAWSPYL